The genomic interval CAGTATCACCGCCCACTGGACGGCCGCCGAGAACGCCTCGACGCTCCGACCCTCGGGTGAGAACCCGCCGGTCGGCAGCGTCGTCAACCCGTGGGCGACCGCGTTGTACACCGTCATGTTGTCCGCCAACCCCACGAGTTGCAGCGCGTAGTACACGCCGATGGCGAGGAGCGTGAACGCCACGTAGATGCTCCAGAGTGCCCGTGCGGTGTCCTCGATGCGCGGCGTCAGCTTCTCGATGGAGAGCCCCGGCGACTCCTCGCTGATGACCTGCGCCCCGCCGACCGAGAGTTCGGGGAGGATGGCGACCATGAGCACGAGGATGCCCATCCCGCCGAGCCACTGCGTGAGCTGGCGCCACAGCAACACCGACCGCGAGTGCGTCTCGAACGAGATGTCAGCGAGGACGGTCGACCCCGTCGTGGTGAAGCCGCTCATCGACTCGAACAGCGCGTTCACTGGGTGAGCGACGGTGCCCTGCCCGGCGACCAGGTACGGGAGCGTCCCGACGAGCGGCACGACGAGCCACGTCAGCCCCACCAGCAGGAACCCCTCGCGGTGGCCCAGGTCCGGCTCCGGTTCGAGGCGCGTGAGCGCGTACCCCAGTCCGAGCATCACGACGCCCGTGACGACGAACGGGAGGACGTCCTCGCCGTAGTAGACCGCAGTGGCCAGCGGAAGCAACGTCGTCGCCGAGAGGTACACCAGCACCGACCCGAGGACGCCCAGGCTGGTGTGATAGTCGACGTTGGTGCGGATCCGCGATAGCACGTTACGCTCCACCGTCACGCTCCTCGCCCGCCCCATCGTCGACCCGTCGGCTCGCGACTCGGTCCTCGTCCATCGTCCCCACCGTCTCGGAGTCGGCACAAAAGTCGTGCGGACGACCGCGGAGCTACATCGACAGTCGACGGACGAACACGGCCCCGACCCGCTCGCGTCGTCCTATCCAGACTCGACGGTTCGTAACGAGGGACGTGCGAGGGACGCCCCGCAGAGAACCACCGTCAGTCGTCGAGGACGCGCAGTTCGTACCCCTCGTCGGCGTCGAACACGTCGCGGAACACCGATTCGAGGAAGTCGGCGAGGTGCTTCGCGTCGGCGATGGCCGAGAGGACGACCACTCCGTCCGGGGCCTTCCGGGTCTCCGGCTGTTTCACCTTGAACACCGGGTACTCGTCGAGCAGAGCGTCGAGACGCTCACGTTCCTCGTCGCCCAGTTCGAGCGTCACCGTGCGGTCGGCGTAGTCCAGACGCCCCGCGTCGGACTCGAAGGCGACGCCGTCGCCGCCACCCGTTCGCTGGGCGTTGACGGCCCGGACGAACGCGACGAGGCGATCCTGGGGCGTGTCGGCAGTGTCGGTCACGTGGTCGGCGATACCCCCGGAGAGATGTTAAGCAGTTCGTGCGACGACCTGCAGCCAGTGGCTGTCCGTCTCGGTCACGAGCGAGTCGACCGTGAATCCGGCGTCCTCGACGATTTCCCGGAACGACTCGGGGTCGTACAGCGTGAACCGTCGTTCGTCCTCGGCGTCGTACGGGCTCCCCTCGGTGTCGCGTTCGCCCTCGCCGCGCTGGACCGCACAGAACAGCACGCCGCCGTCGCGGAGGACGCGCTCGAAGCCAGCGAGGGTCGCCGGCGCGTCCTCCCGTGGGACGTGGAGGAACGACGCACAGGCCCAGACGCCGTCGAAGCTGCCGGGTGCGAACGCCAGCGAGCGCATGTCCATCCGGGCGCGGTCGGCGCTCGGGGCGACGTCGCCGGCCTGCCGGAGGAACGCGGGCGTGATGTCGATAGCCGTCACGTCGTGGCCGCGGTCGGCGAGCGTCGCGGCCTCCCAGGCCGGACCACAGCCCACGTCGAGGACGCAGGTGGGTCGGTCGCTCGGGAGCGACCCGTCGCTGCTCCCACCGTCGCCCGTGCGTGCTGCGCCGAGCGCGTCGTCGAACCGCTCGACGGCGTCCGCGACGACGCTCCGGTCGGCGTGTCTGTCGCGGTACTCGTCGGCGAGTCCCTCGTAGGAGGCGAGCGTGCGGGCGACGGGGTCGTCCATGGTGGTGAGACGTGACGGTTCCTACAAGCCTTTTAGGGAGGCCGGTGTGGGGCCGATATGAGCAACCCGCGAATCCTGCTTATCGGACCGCCTGGTGCGGGCAAGGGGACCCAGAGCAAGCACATCGTCGAGACGTACGGCGTCGAGCACATCACGACGGGCGACGCCCTGCGGGCGAACAAGGACATGGAGACGGAGTTCGGGAAACCCCGCGAGTTCATGGAGAAAGGCGAACTCGTCCCGGACCCGGTCGTCAACGAGATCGTCGTCGCGGCGCTCGAAGACGCCGACGGGTTCGTCCTCGACGGCTACCCGCGCAACATGTCGCAGGCGGAGTACCTCGACGAGCAGACCGACCTCGACATCGTCGTCCTCCTCGACGTCGGCCGCGACGAACTCGTCACCCGCCTCACCGGCCGTCGGGTCGACCCGGAGACGGGCGAGAACTACCACGTCGAGTACGACATGCCCGACGACGAGGCCGTCCGCGACCGACTCGAACAGCGCGACGACGACACCGAGGACGTCGTGACGGACCGCCTGGACGTCTACTCGGAGAACACCGAACCGCTCGTCGAGTTCTACGAGGACCGCGGCCTGTTGACGCGCATCGACGGCGACCAGACGCCCGACGAGGTGTGGCACGACCTCCGCCTCGCCATCGAGGACGCGCAGGCCGACGCCTGAGTCGGCGGCCGAGTGGCGTCAGAGCCTCGACCGGGTCGGGGTCCGAACGCTTCGCAGTCCGGCCGACTGACGGACCGACGTACTCGTTCCCTCGAACCCACGTCACAGGGTTGATAACGACGCTGTTCCTATCTCCGGCAAATGGCACGTGTTGCGCAGAAAGTCCGGGACCTCGCGAACGAGGACCCCGGCATGCGTCGTGCACTCGAAGTCGTCCTCGACCGGTCGGAGTCGAACGGCGGGACGGTCGAGTGGGCCGACGTGGACGACGAACTGTCGAGCGGCCAGTGGGGCCGACTCATCGAGAAGGGAATCCTGAAGAGCGCCGACGGGGACGGCTTCAGGGTCCGCGACCCCGAGGGCGTCGAGCAGGCGCTCCACGGGGACGACGGTGCGAGCGGAACGAGTACGACGACGACGAGCGTCGACGACGACGACGAGGACTCCGGGTGGACGACCTACGACAAACTCGCCGGCCTGGCCGCCCTGGGCCTGTTCCTGGGCTACCAGGTCAGCCCCATCCGCAACCTCGTCGGCGGCACCCTCGACGCGGTGCTCGGCCCGCTCAACGAGATGCTCCCCTTCTACGCAGTCGTCCTCGTCCTCTCGATGGTCACGGGGCTCTACTCGACGCTGCTCCAGGCGAACCTGATGGACACCGACAAGATGGGCGAGTACCAGGAGCGGATGCAGGAGATTCAGGAGCGCTACAAGGACGCCAAGGAGCGCGGCGACGACGACGCCGTCGACCGCATCAACGACGAGCGGATGGAGGCGATGGGCGACCAGATGGGCATGATGAAGATGCAGTTCCGCCCGATGGTGTGGATCATGCTCATCACCATCCCGGTGTTCCTCTGGCTCTACTGGGAGATCATCCAGCACGCCGACGAACTGGGGTCGGTGACGATGCCGCTCATCGGCGAGACGGCCTGGACCGCCGGGACGTTCGTCTTCCCGGCGTGGATCCTCTGGTACTTCGTCTGCTCGATGGGGTTCACCCAGCTGCTCCGCAAGGCGCTGAACATCACCACGTCGCCCTCGACGTCGTAGGACCGTACGCTCTCGACGTTCGACCACGCGCTCGCGACGTTTCGTCGGTGGGTCTCACCGCGACACGCTGTCGACTACCGTGACGCGGAGCCACACTCCGCGACGCGTAGGATAACCGTTTTATTGCCCTCGGCCGGAGAGGGGACATGTTAATCACCATCTCCGGACCCGCCGGAGGCGGCAAGAGCACCGCCGCGGCGGCGCTCGCCGACCACCTCTCCTACGAGCACATCAGCGGTGGCGACATCTTCCGGTCGCTGGCGGCCGACCGCGACATGACGCCCCTGGAGTTCAACCGACTCGCGGAGGAGGACGACCAGATCGACCGCGACCTGGACCGACAGCTCCGGACCATCGCCCGCGACCGCGACGACGTCGTCCTCGAATCCCGGCTCGCGGGCTGGATGGCTGGCGAGTACGCCGACTTCCGTATCTGGCTCGACGCGCCGCTGCCCGTCCGCGCCGCCCGCATCGCCGACCGCGAGGAGAAGGCGGTCGACGTCGCCCAGGAGGAGACCGAAGCCCGCGCCGAGAGCGAGGCGTCGCGCTACCGGGAGTACTACGGTATCGACATCGCCGACCGCTCCATCTACGACCTCGTGCTCAACACCGCCCGCCTCGGCCCCGAGGGGATGGTAGAGACGCTGTTCACCGCCGTCGCGTCGTACGACCCGACGACCGACGAGGGGAAGATACCGGTCGAGGGCGTCCGCTACGAGTTCTGAGATGCGTGGCCCCCCAGACGACCGCTCGCTCGACGACCTCCTGTCGTTCGGCGTCGTCAACCTCGACAAGCCGCCGGGACCGTCCTCACACCAGGTGGCGGCGTGGCTCCGCGACCTGACCGGGCAGGACCGTGCCGCCCACGCGGGCACGCTCGACCCGAAGGTGACGGGCTGTCTGCCCGTCCTGCTCGGCGACGCCACCCGCGCCGCCCAGGTGTTCGACCGGGTTCCCAAGCGCTACGTCGCCGTGCTGGAACTCCACAAGCGAGCACCGGCCGCCTTCGAGGAGGTCCTCGCGGAGTTCGAGGGACCCATCCTCCAGAAGCCGCCCCGGAAGAGCGCCGTCAGCCGCCGCGTCCGTACGCGGACCGTCCACGACCTGACGGTCCTCGAACGCGAGGATCGTCGGGCGCTGGTCCGAATCGACTGCGAGAGCGGGACGTACGTCCGGAAGCTCTGTCACGACCTGGGACTCGCGCTGGGCACCGGCGCGAACATGGGCGCGCTCCGGCGGGCGGGCACCGGTCCGTTCGACGACGGGACGCTCGCGACGCTCCACGACGTGACCGACGCGCTCGCGTTCGCCCGCGAGGAGGGTACGGAGGCGGACATCCGAGATATCGTCCAGCCAGCCGAACGCGCGTTCGTCCACCTCCCGAGCGTGACCATCGCGCCCAGCGCCGCCGAACAGGTCGCTCACGGTGCCCCCGTGTACGCGCCGGGGGTCGTCGACTGGGAACCGGCCACCGAGCCGGACCCGTGGAGCGACGCGTCCGAGGACGCCATCGAGGAGGGCGCGCTGGTGGCCTGCTACACGCCGGACGGCGCGGCGGTCTGTCTCGGCCACTGGATGGGCGACCCCGACGCCGACTCCGGTACCGTCGTCTCGCTCGAACGCGTGCTGGTCTGAGCGGGGCCGTGCAGTAGGGTGACGCGCCGAGGACCGAAGCGAAGCGCTTAATCGTCGTACTCTCGTCGTTCGAGTCGCGGGGCCGTGGGGTAGCTTGGTATCCTCGGCGGATGGGGTCCGTCGGACCTGAGTTCGAATCTCAGCGGTCCCATACGATATTTTACGGGTCGTCATTATCGGAGTCCTCAGGCATGCCTATCGCCTGAAAACTTCGGTTGAGGGGGTAGCCAGCGAACTGTTTGGCTGCTACCCTGAAACGACAGTACTGACTGCTGAGAGCAGCGGCTCTCAGACGCGCGCGAGGTGTAGACCGTGAGTTCGTGCCACCAGTGCGGGTGCCGCCCCTCTCCTTGGCCAGGACTGGGCGGCAACCCGCTGGTAGTGTGGCGCCGTGACCACGGAGGTGGTCCGGCGTGACGAACGGCGGTCCCGGACGCATTGAGCGTTGCGTCGTCAGTTCCTTCGGCAGAGACAGGGTTTGTCATAACTCTACGATAGGAAGAAGCGATCAAGAGCTCGGCCTCGCCCTTGACGATCAGCTCTCAGACGACGACTGGGGGTGGGCAGCGTGATTCGGGATATCCAGGGCGATGCGGTTCCGGATTTCATCCGCGCCAGCCGCTTGTACGATGTCGAGAAGGGCGAGCAGATCCTCTGGGACTGGCGTCGTAATCAGCCCGCCCGTTCGCGAGAGACTGGTGGCGAACACGGCGACAACGATGAGTGGGGGGCCTGACCGTGTCTCGCTACATCGAGGCCGCCCCGCACGAAGGCGACATACGATTCACGGTTGGAGTCCACCCAGACGAGCACGTCTCCGATCACGGGCTAGCACCCTACTATGCGATGGACAGTCTCCTCAAAGACTGGGGAGATCGATGGAAGACGGAGGGGAAGCCGACGGAGACTATCCAGTTTATGGGCGAAGAGTGGGCCACCAGCTTCGATTACTCGAAGAGTGGGCTCGATCCGTGGGACTATTCGGACTTCCAGATCGAACAGGTCCGTGAGTTCCACTTCTACTTCGTTGCGACCGACTCGCCTCACTACAGCGGCAAGCGTGCCGACCAGGACCGTCGGGTAAGAGGCGGGACGATCACAGTGCGCCCACGCTGGCCCAATCTCAAGTCCGAGGGGAAACCCGTGTCAGTCCCCAACTACGGTGCCCCATATATCGATGTCCAGGTGCAGGCATCGAATATTCCACACGAGCAGTATCTGACGCTCGTCAAGCGCGTGATGACTGCGTACGGTATCGCTGGGCGGTACTTCGACCAACCGCACCCAGACAGCCACATCAACGATTTGGCCTACTACGTGCGCCTGTTCCGGGGTGAGAGTGGACCGCTGTACGCTCCGGATGGTCCGATTGCCCGTGCGCACACGCTCATTCAGGGCGACCGGAGTGGCTACCGGAAGCACGTCGAGGACCATACCAAGATTCCCGGCTACTACGTCACCGCTACCGTCGAGGATGAGAAGGCTGGTGAACTGATTCGTGGCCATACACTCGGAAAGGAACTGAAACACTACTACCCGAACCACCCCGACGAGTACGACCCCGATCAGGCACCACATCACCCGAAATTCGAGGTCTCCTACCAGACGAAACGGACCGAGGAGACGGTACGGTGGAGCGATCTTGAGGATGCTCGTCGAGAACTCGAAGAGACGCTTCTGAATTGTCTCGAATGGTGTGGGCTCGCGACGACTGCTGAAAGCGACGCGTTCGTGCCGTTCGATTCGTACTGGCAGCTCAGCAATACCCACGAGGCTCGAAAGCTCGTGAAGTGTCCCCTGCCGGAGATCGAAAGCGAGCAGGAACATCGAGTGATGCAGTTGTGGGGCCAGATGACTGACACGGACCGGGACGTGACAGAACTACTGCTGACCGACGGCGGGAAGATCTCACCGAAGGATGCCGCCGAACGGACGGGCAACACCTACCGGACGATCCGAACGGTCATCGACCGGATGGAGGGACTCATTCGCCATACCTACGGAGAGATGGAATTGGAGTCTAAGAAGATCCAGCAGGAGCTGTTAAAGCGAGTGCGAGCAGCCGGTGACCGCTTCGAACAGTCCATCGAGAGCGCCACAATGGATCTCGCCGACGCGGCTGACGACCGACTTCCAAGCGCATGGGCTCGGCTCCGTCGTGAGTATGCGATCAGTCAGGTGGACGGTGAAAACTGTCGGAAACTACTGAAGGTCGGCTACCAGCCGAGTGACGAAGTCGAAGCTCGTGAAATCCTCCGCGAGATCAAGACGATGTATTGCCAGCACGTCGAGCCGGACATCTATGGCGTCCACGTCGTCATGAGGTTAGCTGATGGGTCCCGAAGACGGTGGCGCAACCTTCGCAACGCCTTTCAGAAGTCCGTCGAGCGACATAGAGAGCTAGAGCGTCAGAACGAGAGAGCGCGAGAGATGTTCGACTTCGAGGCGTGGATGGACGCCGGTTGTCCGCCAGCAGACGAGTGGGGTAGCGGCGGGTAGCAGCTGGCCTGGTTAGAGGTATCACTGTCCTACGCGGCTTATCGCGGCAATCTGGACTGGTTTTAGTCCCTCAACCCAGCAGTTACTGCTAAGAATTCCTCCAGCAGAGTCACAAGTAAATTGACCGACCATATCGAAACCGGAATGCGAGCTTCCGGTTTACTCTTACTCGTGTGCCTAAGGGCACGGAATCAAATTACATGTGAACTCAGTTCAGACGGCGTAGACGCGCTAGGCTATCAATCCGAGTATACAGCAGACTGCTTCTCAATCTGCGTTTGTTGGTCTCTCCTGTGTTGCATGATGTTCAAAAAGAATCTCCTGCTTTCTAAACAATGGATTCCTTCTCCCCAAAACGTTATTTATGCTTGTGGCAGTGGAATAGATTGATATATCGATGCAAATGAGCGTATTACCGGGTTCCTTCCTTTTGATCTTGACTGCTCTATTGCTATTCTATATATACTCCCGCACAATAAGACCTATTCTCGCTTCAAATCGCTGGGCATTCCCACCAACCAGTTCTCTGCGGATTAGAGTTTTCCAACGGAGAATCATAGACCGAGGGCTGTGGAGTACAATTACCGGGATAATCCCAATAACTCCTCTTTCAACGTACTTGAGTTTTATTTGGGTGATTCCGCTTTCTTTAGGATTGGTATTTTCTCTCGCGTATTTTGAATATCCTGGGGAACTGCTGATCTATGGTAGCATTGAGGCAGGCTGGCAAGCCCAGTTGACGATTACCAGCCTTAGCTTTGTGGTGCTAATATTCTTGCTTGAACAAATTAACCGCAGCAGGTACCGGGAGGGCGTTTTGCGTAGTTTCCTTTCCTCATCGAGGGTAATGCCGGTATTGTACTATACGCTTTCTGCGTCAGTAATTCTTACATATTTGACATATTATCATTCGCCAGAGAACTCTCAACCCCTGTTCCTTGACGCTACATTTTTCTTTCTCGTAGGTACAATCGTAGCAATCGGATATGTTTACTATCGGGCTGTTCGCCTCGTCTTTTCTGATTTGCTCGAAAAGCTAACGATTCAACAGATAAATAAAGGAATCAGGCTCCGAGCCATGGACAGAGAGCGAGTCCAGAACTCAGAATCCATAATCCGAGATCGCTTACCTGAAAGCGTCCATGTAAATAATCCTCCAATTCGAGCTGACCCAAATCAGACGGTCAGAAGTTATGACGCAAATGAAACTGGACTAGACGGGTACGTCGTTGACATAGATATCGACCGCCTATCCACTGCTATCAGCCAAGCTAAGGATTCGCTCGGCGAATCAGATGACTTATTCGTAAACTTGAAATTAGGGCTTGAGATGCAGCGAGGAATCAACTTATTGTCTGTCTATTCTGACAGTACGATTGCTCCGTCCATTCCGTCGGAGGTAATCGAATCCACCCAGGAAGCCATCTACTGTTCAAAATCTCTTCCTTGGAAGACTGGTGATTCGATAGTCGAGAAGAATATGTCTCATATTAGCGAGGAAACACGCAGAGCAATCACCGAAAGCAATCCTGTAGAGGTTGAGGCCAATCTAGAACGTTACTCGCTCTTGCTA from Halomarina salina carries:
- a CDS encoding TrkH family potassium uptake protein; protein product: MGRARSVTVERNVLSRIRTNVDYHTSLGVLGSVLVYLSATTLLPLATAVYYGEDVLPFVVTGVVMLGLGYALTRLEPEPDLGHREGFLLVGLTWLVVPLVGTLPYLVAGQGTVAHPVNALFESMSGFTTTGSTVLADISFETHSRSVLLWRQLTQWLGGMGILVLMVAILPELSVGGAQVISEESPGLSIEKLTPRIEDTARALWSIYVAFTLLAIGVYYALQLVGLADNMTVYNAVAHGLTTLPTGGFSPEGRSVEAFSAAVQWAVILFMVVAGTNFALFWYALEGQPRHLVENVEFRSYLLAMGAVGALLAAMLYTGVGLAAVPTNVPGLTGDLEHSIRQAVFQTVAIVTTTGYASMDFNTWDESTQVVLLFAMFIGGSAGSAAGSVKVIRWYLVRKTISRELFTTVHPEAVRPIEHGGNVADDDTIRSIFVFVLLFVVLFALSTVLIYVDSFRVAGLELNALEATSAAIATLGNVGPGVGVVGPMNNFEPFSNASKLYMTFLMWIGRLEILSVLVILTPAYWRR
- a CDS encoding class I SAM-dependent methyltransferase; this translates as MDDPVARTLASYEGLADEYRDRHADRSVVADAVERFDDALGAARTGDGGSSDGSLPSDRPTCVLDVGCGPAWEAATLADRGHDVTAIDITPAFLRQAGDVAPSADRARMDMRSLAFAPGSFDGVWACASFLHVPREDAPATLAGFERVLRDGGVLFCAVQRGEGERDTEGSPYDAEDERRFTLYDPESFREIVEDAGFTVDSLVTETDSHWLQVVARTA
- a CDS encoding adenylate kinase, which produces MSNPRILLIGPPGAGKGTQSKHIVETYGVEHITTGDALRANKDMETEFGKPREFMEKGELVPDPVVNEIVVAALEDADGFVLDGYPRNMSQAEYLDEQTDLDIVVLLDVGRDELVTRLTGRRVDPETGENYHVEYDMPDDEAVRDRLEQRDDDTEDVVTDRLDVYSENTEPLVEFYEDRGLLTRIDGDQTPDEVWHDLRLAIEDAQADA
- a CDS encoding DUF106 domain-containing protein, which encodes MARVAQKVRDLANEDPGMRRALEVVLDRSESNGGTVEWADVDDELSSGQWGRLIEKGILKSADGDGFRVRDPEGVEQALHGDDGASGTSTTTTSVDDDDEDSGWTTYDKLAGLAALGLFLGYQVSPIRNLVGGTLDAVLGPLNEMLPFYAVVLVLSMVTGLYSTLLQANLMDTDKMGEYQERMQEIQERYKDAKERGDDDAVDRINDERMEAMGDQMGMMKMQFRPMVWIMLITIPVFLWLYWEIIQHADELGSVTMPLIGETAWTAGTFVFPAWILWYFVCSMGFTQLLRKALNITTSPSTS
- the cmk gene encoding (d)CMP kinase is translated as MLITISGPAGGGKSTAAAALADHLSYEHISGGDIFRSLAADRDMTPLEFNRLAEEDDQIDRDLDRQLRTIARDRDDVVLESRLAGWMAGEYADFRIWLDAPLPVRAARIADREEKAVDVAQEETEARAESEASRYREYYGIDIADRSIYDLVLNTARLGPEGMVETLFTAVASYDPTTDEGKIPVEGVRYEF
- a CDS encoding RNA-guided pseudouridylation complex pseudouridine synthase subunit Cbf5, which gives rise to MRGPPDDRSLDDLLSFGVVNLDKPPGPSSHQVAAWLRDLTGQDRAAHAGTLDPKVTGCLPVLLGDATRAAQVFDRVPKRYVAVLELHKRAPAAFEEVLAEFEGPILQKPPRKSAVSRRVRTRTVHDLTVLEREDRRALVRIDCESGTYVRKLCHDLGLALGTGANMGALRRAGTGPFDDGTLATLHDVTDALAFAREEGTEADIRDIVQPAERAFVHLPSVTIAPSAAEQVAHGAPVYAPGVVDWEPATEPDPWSDASEDAIEEGALVACYTPDGAAVCLGHWMGDPDADSGTVVSLERVLV
- a CDS encoding DUF7845 domain-containing protein, whose translation is MSRYIEAAPHEGDIRFTVGVHPDEHVSDHGLAPYYAMDSLLKDWGDRWKTEGKPTETIQFMGEEWATSFDYSKSGLDPWDYSDFQIEQVREFHFYFVATDSPHYSGKRADQDRRVRGGTITVRPRWPNLKSEGKPVSVPNYGAPYIDVQVQASNIPHEQYLTLVKRVMTAYGIAGRYFDQPHPDSHINDLAYYVRLFRGESGPLYAPDGPIARAHTLIQGDRSGYRKHVEDHTKIPGYYVTATVEDEKAGELIRGHTLGKELKHYYPNHPDEYDPDQAPHHPKFEVSYQTKRTEETVRWSDLEDARRELEETLLNCLEWCGLATTAESDAFVPFDSYWQLSNTHEARKLVKCPLPEIESEQEHRVMQLWGQMTDTDRDVTELLLTDGGKISPKDAAERTGNTYRTIRTVIDRMEGLIRHTYGEMELESKKIQQELLKRVRAAGDRFEQSIESATMDLADAADDRLPSAWARLRREYAISQVDGENCRKLLKVGYQPSDEVEAREILREIKTMYCQHVEPDIYGVHVVMRLADGSRRRWRNLRNAFQKSVERHRELERQNERAREMFDFEAWMDAGCPPADEWGSGG